One genomic region from Arthrobacter sp. YN encodes:
- a CDS encoding P-II family nitrogen regulator translates to MKLITAIVRPEKLEAVREGLESYGVQGLTVSAASGYGRQRGYTEVYRGAEYNVDLLPKIRIEVLATDEQADDILDVLIASSNTGRAGDGKVWTVDVYEAVRVRTGERGSAAI, encoded by the coding sequence ATGAAGCTCATCACAGCGATCGTCCGTCCCGAAAAGCTTGAAGCAGTCCGGGAAGGCCTCGAATCATACGGGGTCCAGGGCCTGACGGTCAGCGCGGCCAGCGGCTACGGCCGCCAGCGCGGCTACACCGAGGTGTATCGCGGAGCCGAGTACAACGTGGACCTGCTGCCAAAGATCCGCATTGAGGTCCTCGCCACGGATGAGCAGGCCGACGACATCCTCGATGTCCTCATCGCCAGCTCCAACACCGGGCGCGCCGGTGACGGCAAGGTGTGGACCGTGGATGTCTACGAAGCAGTCCGGGTAAGGACCGGGGAGCGCGGCTCGGCCGCAATCTAA
- a CDS encoding ammonium transporter produces the protein MELTAGHVWVMVAAALVLFMTPGLAFFYGGMTRAKAALNMMMMSFISIGIVGVVWVLWGASMSSGEGFMEIVGNPFATFGLEGIDTPDGLIKVGYAATFAIITVALISGAIADRAKFGAWSIFVPVWVTLVYCPLAYMVWGGGLFGPEGAIGKALGPAIDFAGGTVVHINAGVAALVLVLIIGNRRGFGKDPNHRPHNIPFVMLGAAILWFGWFGFNGGAATTAEQGGLIWINTLAAPAAAMIGWLITERIRDGHPTSLGAASGVVAGLVAITPACANVSPVGALGLGVVAGVASALAVGLKFRWGFDDSLDVVGVHLVSGIIGTVALGFIALPTDGVGGGLFYGGGMTQMWAQLAAAGIAIAFSAIMTAIIAFAIHKTMGFRVSTEQENVGVDLSLHAETAYEFGVNGHGGSFQPLHNAMTGKSETAAAKTPAEGKESVQA, from the coding sequence ATGGAACTTACCGCAGGTCACGTATGGGTCATGGTGGCGGCGGCGCTTGTGCTGTTCATGACACCTGGTCTGGCATTTTTCTACGGCGGCATGACACGCGCCAAGGCAGCCTTGAACATGATGATGATGAGCTTCATCTCCATCGGCATCGTGGGCGTCGTCTGGGTACTGTGGGGCGCCTCTATGAGCTCCGGCGAGGGCTTCATGGAGATCGTGGGCAACCCGTTCGCCACCTTCGGCCTCGAAGGCATCGATACCCCCGATGGGCTCATCAAGGTTGGCTACGCAGCCACCTTCGCCATCATCACCGTTGCACTGATCAGCGGCGCAATCGCTGACCGCGCCAAGTTCGGCGCCTGGAGCATCTTCGTTCCGGTATGGGTGACCCTGGTCTACTGCCCGCTGGCCTACATGGTCTGGGGTGGCGGCCTGTTCGGTCCCGAAGGCGCAATCGGCAAGGCCCTCGGCCCGGCCATCGACTTCGCCGGCGGCACCGTAGTGCATATCAATGCCGGTGTGGCGGCGCTCGTCCTGGTCCTCATCATCGGCAACCGCCGCGGCTTCGGCAAGGACCCGAACCACCGCCCGCACAACATCCCGTTCGTCATGCTCGGCGCAGCGATCCTCTGGTTCGGCTGGTTCGGCTTCAATGGCGGTGCAGCAACAACAGCAGAGCAGGGTGGCCTGATCTGGATCAACACCCTGGCAGCTCCCGCAGCGGCCATGATCGGCTGGCTCATCACCGAACGTATCCGTGACGGTCACCCGACGTCGCTGGGCGCAGCATCCGGTGTGGTTGCCGGCCTCGTGGCCATCACCCCCGCATGTGCCAACGTCAGCCCGGTCGGGGCCCTTGGGCTTGGTGTGGTTGCCGGTGTGGCTTCCGCCCTGGCCGTTGGCCTCAAGTTCCGCTGGGGCTTCGATGACTCCCTGGATGTTGTGGGCGTCCACCTCGTCTCCGGCATCATCGGCACCGTGGCGCTGGGCTTCATCGCCCTTCCCACCGACGGCGTGGGTGGCGGCCTCTTCTACGGCGGCGGCATGACCCAGATGTGGGCCCAGCTCGCAGCGGCCGGCATCGCCATCGCGTTCTCGGCCATCATGACGGCCATCATCGCCTTCGCCATCCACAAGACCATGGGCTTCCGGGTTTCCACGGAACAGGAGAACGTTGGCGTCGACCTCAGCCTCCACGCTGAGACCGCCTACGAATTCGGAGTCAACGGCCACGGCGGCAGCTTCCAGCCGCTGCACAACGCCATGACTGGAAAGTCCGAAACCGCCGCAGCCAAGACCCCCGCAGAAGGCAAGGAGAGTGTCCAGGCATGA
- a CDS encoding MFS transporter, with protein sequence MTESPRSVKAPRIRQEKAPLPRDIKVMLAAAFLIALGFGLVAPVLPQFATTFDVGATAAAVIVSIFAFMRLVFAPAGGALIGRFGERNVYVSGLLIVAVSTAACAFAQDYWQLLIFRGLGGAGSVMFTVAAMGLLIRLAPPERRGRVSGAYASAFLIGSVLGPVVGGLLAGFGLRVPFLAYAGALLVAALVVRTLLSGEGNAAENAEPAPAMTLKEALSDSAYRAAVFSSFGNGWVTFGVRMATIPLFAVAVLQSAPETAAWALAIFAVGNALALTFSGRLADAWGRKPLLVPGLLITGAATGVIGLTTDLTGFLIASAVAGFGSGLLGPAQQAAVADVIGRGRSGGKVLAVFQMAADTGAIIGPVVAGLLADQLGYGWAFGITGGVLLLTAAAWLPAREPLKPKN encoded by the coding sequence ATGACCGAGTCGCCCAGATCCGTCAAAGCTCCAAGGATCCGGCAGGAGAAAGCACCGTTGCCCCGCGATATTAAGGTGATGTTGGCTGCAGCGTTCCTGATCGCTTTGGGCTTTGGGCTGGTGGCGCCCGTCTTGCCGCAATTCGCCACCACCTTCGACGTCGGCGCCACGGCTGCCGCTGTGATCGTCAGCATCTTCGCCTTCATGAGGCTGGTGTTTGCTCCGGCAGGCGGTGCCCTGATCGGACGCTTTGGAGAACGGAACGTCTACGTCTCGGGTTTGCTGATCGTCGCGGTGTCCACGGCGGCGTGCGCGTTTGCCCAGGACTACTGGCAACTGCTGATCTTCCGTGGCCTCGGAGGAGCCGGCTCCGTCATGTTTACTGTGGCAGCGATGGGACTGCTCATCCGCCTCGCACCCCCTGAACGACGGGGGCGGGTATCCGGCGCGTACGCCTCGGCCTTCCTGATCGGCAGCGTCCTGGGGCCAGTAGTAGGAGGTCTGCTGGCAGGTTTCGGTCTCCGGGTACCCTTCCTGGCATACGCAGGAGCGCTCCTGGTGGCGGCGCTGGTGGTCCGGACCCTGCTGAGCGGTGAGGGCAACGCCGCAGAAAATGCTGAGCCAGCCCCGGCCATGACCCTGAAGGAAGCTCTGTCCGACTCCGCTTACCGCGCCGCGGTGTTCTCGAGTTTCGGTAACGGCTGGGTGACGTTCGGCGTCCGCATGGCCACCATTCCACTGTTCGCGGTGGCTGTCCTGCAGTCCGCACCTGAGACGGCAGCCTGGGCTTTGGCCATCTTTGCCGTGGGCAACGCCTTGGCCCTGACCTTCAGCGGACGTTTGGCCGACGCCTGGGGACGGAAGCCCCTACTGGTCCCCGGACTGCTCATCACTGGTGCCGCCACCGGTGTTATCGGTCTCACCACGGACTTGACCGGATTCCTTATCGCTTCCGCGGTGGCTGGGTTCGGATCCGGCTTGTTGGGTCCGGCCCAACAGGCAGCCGTCGCTGATGTCATTGGCAGGGGACGCTCCGGAGGCAAGGTGCTCGCGGTGTTCCAAATGGCTGCGGACACAGGTGCCATCATCGGACCGGTTGTGGCGGGCCTCCTGGCTGACCAGCTGGGTTATGGCTGGGCGTTTGGCATCACAGGTGGCGTTCTGCTCCTCACGGCAGCAGCTTGGCTGCCGGCCCGCGAACCCCTTAAACCCAAAAACTGA